In Amycolatopsis jiangsuensis, the following proteins share a genomic window:
- a CDS encoding M3 family metallopeptidase, which produces MISPDNPFAAPSELPYELPPFDRISDEHYRPAFEAGLAEHTAEIERIATDAAEPTFENTIAAMERAGALLTRVSGTFFNLIGSNASEANQEVQAELAPRLAAHSDAIHLDPRLFARIDTLHERRADLGLSPEQLRLLERVHTDFRRSGAGLAEAEQEKLRKLNGKLSTLQTRFSQNLLRDTNDLAVVLDDEAELAGLGEGAVAAAAAAAGERGLHGKYVLTLTLPTAQAALESLENRAVRERVFTASVSRGNRDNESDNKAVVLEIARLRAERAALLGYPNHASYVIEDQTAKTLEAASGLLERLAPVAVANARTEAVELQRYLEADVPGATLQPWDWAFYAERVRRERYDVDTAALRPYFELDRVLHDGVFHAANRLYGLSVTERHDLPKYHPDVRIFEVRDADGSELGLFLMDYYARDSKRGGAWMNNFVDQSRLLGKRTVVVNVLNVSKPPAGEPTLLSLDEVRTSFHEFGHALHSLLSGVEFPAFSGTSVPRDFVEYPSQVNEMWQMWPEVLANYAKHHVTGEPLPAEQVAKLQAAEQYGEGFRTTEYLAASLLDLAWHRLGPDDRVEDVQRFEAEALDKAGVAVASIPPRYRTTYFNHVFAGGYSAGYYSYIWSEVLDADTVQWFTENGGLKRENGDHFRRTLLGLGGSVDPMEAFATFRGRAPEIQPLLERRGLGNA; this is translated from the coding sequence ATGATTTCGCCGGACAACCCGTTCGCCGCCCCCAGCGAGCTGCCCTATGAGCTGCCGCCCTTCGACCGTATTTCCGACGAGCACTACCGGCCCGCCTTCGAGGCCGGGCTCGCCGAGCACACCGCGGAGATCGAGCGGATCGCCACCGACGCGGCCGAGCCGACGTTCGAGAACACGATCGCCGCGATGGAACGCGCGGGCGCGTTGCTGACGCGGGTGTCGGGCACGTTCTTCAACCTCATCGGCTCGAACGCCTCGGAGGCCAACCAGGAAGTCCAGGCCGAGCTGGCGCCGCGGCTGGCTGCGCACTCCGACGCGATCCACCTCGACCCGCGGCTCTTCGCGCGGATCGACACGCTGCACGAGCGGCGCGCGGATCTCGGCCTGTCGCCGGAACAGCTGCGGCTGCTGGAGCGGGTGCACACCGACTTCCGCCGGTCCGGCGCCGGGCTGGCCGAGGCCGAGCAGGAGAAGCTGCGGAAGCTGAACGGGAAACTGTCCACCCTGCAGACCCGGTTCTCCCAGAACCTGTTGCGGGACACCAACGATCTCGCCGTCGTGCTCGACGACGAGGCCGAGCTGGCCGGTCTGGGCGAAGGTGCGGTCGCGGCCGCCGCCGCGGCGGCGGGGGAGCGCGGTCTGCACGGGAAGTACGTGCTCACGCTGACCCTGCCGACCGCGCAGGCCGCGCTGGAGTCCTTGGAGAACCGCGCGGTGCGCGAGCGGGTCTTCACCGCTTCGGTGTCGCGCGGCAACCGGGACAACGAGTCCGACAACAAGGCGGTCGTCCTCGAGATCGCGCGGCTGCGCGCGGAGCGGGCCGCGCTGCTCGGCTACCCGAACCACGCGTCGTACGTGATCGAGGACCAGACCGCGAAGACGCTCGAAGCGGCGAGCGGCCTGCTCGAACGGCTGGCCCCGGTCGCGGTGGCGAACGCCCGGACGGAAGCCGTGGAACTGCAGCGGTACCTGGAAGCGGACGTGCCCGGTGCGACGCTGCAGCCGTGGGACTGGGCGTTCTACGCCGAGCGGGTCCGCCGGGAACGCTACGACGTGGACACTGCCGCGCTGCGGCCGTACTTCGAGCTGGACCGCGTGCTGCACGACGGGGTCTTCCACGCGGCGAACCGGCTGTACGGCCTGAGCGTCACCGAACGGCACGATTTGCCGAAGTACCACCCCGACGTGCGGATCTTCGAGGTGCGCGACGCCGACGGCAGCGAGCTCGGTCTCTTCCTGATGGACTACTACGCCCGCGACTCCAAGCGTGGCGGCGCGTGGATGAACAACTTCGTGGACCAGTCGCGGCTGCTCGGCAAGCGCACCGTGGTGGTCAACGTGCTGAACGTGTCGAAGCCGCCGGCGGGGGAGCCCACCCTGCTGTCGCTGGACGAGGTGCGCACGTCGTTCCACGAGTTCGGGCACGCACTGCACTCGCTGCTGTCCGGGGTGGAGTTCCCCGCCTTCTCCGGCACGAGCGTGCCGCGGGACTTCGTGGAGTATCCCTCGCAGGTCAACGAGATGTGGCAGATGTGGCCGGAGGTGCTGGCGAACTACGCCAAGCACCACGTGACCGGCGAGCCGCTGCCGGCCGAGCAGGTGGCGAAGCTCCAAGCCGCCGAGCAGTACGGCGAAGGTTTCCGGACGACCGAGTACCTGGCCGCGTCGCTGCTCGACCTCGCCTGGCACCGCCTCGGCCCGGACGACCGCGTGGAGGACGTCCAGCGCTTCGAGGCCGAGGCGCTGGACAAGGCCGGCGTGGCCGTGGCGAGCATCCCCCCGAGGTACCGCACGACCTACTTCAACCACGTCTTCGCCGGCGGCTACAGCGCGGGGTACTACTCCTACATCTGGAGCGAGGTCCTCGACGCCGACACGGTGCAGTGGTTCACCGAGAACGGCGGGTTGAAGCGCGAGAACGGCGACCACTTCCGGCGCACCCTGCTGGGCCTCGGCGGCAGCGTCGACCCGATGGAAGCCTTCGCGACCTTCCGCGGCCGGGCCCCGGAAATCCAGCCCCTGCTCGAACGCCGGGGACTCGGTAACGCCTGA
- a CDS encoding MFS transporter, translated as MGTSSTSATVRRTERTTLTLLVGVFIIDYIDRVMIAVALPLIGAEFGLSRTTQGLVVSAFAIAYLIGQLPGGLLADRVGARPLLVISLVAWSVFTAATGFAPGLAVLLVLRALFGVAQALFPGASFKALAERTTQAGRSRGAGLILASNSVGAGLGPLIVAPLVVAAGWRHTFWIVAAAGLIVGIALWKLLPPPLPRALTEPEGLPEPAKVPVSRVFRNGLVIRCALMFAFFNMLAYGMITWVPSYLVEAKGLSLVAAGVSAAIPQLVNAVGVMIGGWLMSRWFDRDARRLVVPALVVAAVLLVPMLLAESATMFTVLQTLAMFFSALASIGIVGLPLRVLPRDLVGSGMGLVNTGGQLAGVLAPLVMGWLADRFGFAAAFGFLAVSTLAAAAISLTTRSQRVRLGDPVPVKDSVA; from the coding sequence GTGGGTACTTCGAGCACTTCCGCGACCGTCCGGCGGACGGAGCGCACGACTCTCACCTTGCTGGTGGGCGTTTTCATCATCGACTACATCGACCGCGTGATGATCGCGGTCGCGCTGCCGCTGATCGGTGCCGAGTTCGGGCTGTCGCGCACCACGCAGGGACTGGTGGTGTCCGCTTTCGCGATCGCGTACCTGATCGGTCAGCTGCCGGGTGGCCTGCTGGCCGACCGGGTGGGTGCACGGCCATTGCTGGTCATCTCACTGGTGGCGTGGTCGGTGTTCACCGCCGCCACCGGGTTCGCCCCGGGGCTGGCCGTGCTGCTGGTGCTGCGGGCATTGTTCGGGGTGGCGCAGGCGCTGTTCCCCGGGGCTTCGTTCAAGGCGCTGGCCGAACGCACCACGCAGGCCGGCCGCAGCCGGGGCGCCGGCCTGATCCTGGCATCGAACTCCGTCGGCGCCGGGCTCGGCCCGCTGATCGTCGCGCCGCTGGTGGTGGCCGCGGGATGGCGGCACACGTTCTGGATCGTTGCGGCCGCCGGCCTGATCGTCGGCATCGCGCTGTGGAAACTGCTTCCCCCGCCGCTGCCGCGTGCGCTGACCGAGCCGGAGGGGCTGCCCGAGCCGGCGAAAGTGCCGGTGTCGCGGGTCTTCCGGAACGGGCTGGTGATCCGGTGCGCGCTGATGTTCGCCTTCTTCAACATGCTGGCCTACGGGATGATCACCTGGGTGCCCTCCTACCTGGTCGAGGCGAAGGGCCTGTCGCTGGTCGCCGCCGGCGTGTCGGCGGCGATCCCGCAGCTGGTCAACGCGGTGGGCGTGATGATCGGAGGCTGGCTGATGAGCCGCTGGTTCGACCGGGACGCGCGGCGGCTCGTCGTGCCCGCTCTGGTGGTCGCCGCGGTGTTGCTGGTGCCGATGCTGCTGGCCGAGTCGGCGACGATGTTCACCGTGCTGCAGACCCTGGCGATGTTCTTCAGCGCGCTGGCCTCGATCGGCATCGTGGGCCTGCCGCTGCGCGTGCTCCCGCGGGACCTGGTCGGTTCGGGCATGGGGCTGGTGAACACCGGTGGGCAGCTGGCCGGGGTGCTCGCGCCGCTGGTGATGGGCTGGCTCGCGGACCGGTTCGGGTTCGCGGCGGCGTTCGGATTCCTCGCGGTGAGTACGCTGGCTGCCGCCGCGATCTCCCTGACCACGCGTTCGCAGCGGGTGCGGCTCGGTGATCCGGTGCCGGTGAAGGACAGCGTGGCCTGA
- a CDS encoding APC family permease, with translation MTAPERPSETRADATPVSDDDDLTTLGYRPQLRRTMSSFTAFALAFSMVSINTGIITLFTDPYQFLGGSAVFLWLPVLLLVLTLVAVYAHLAGRMPITGYAYQWSSRLVGPNFGWFTGWIALISFLAGTAGTAAAVGTVFAPEIWTDPTPRQIQLLSIGCTVVAAVLNIIGVKVATRINNIGASIELIGTVVLGIVLIAGLLTFFGHTEGPAILTDTKPLSGSAVTLTGVSLAALLPVYVLLGWEGAADLAEETLDPRRAAPRAMFRAVIVSGLIGFVIFALLGMALPEDPAGFFASPENPVLRLLAVHLGPFARALMIVVAFASIFACLIANMAVATRMTFALSRDNMLPASRGLQKVTSRSRAPARAIIFVAAVAIGLNLLNDGLVGQIYAMVGLTYYLVYGLTLIATAIASRRGRIPAARPGVFDLGRWLNPIVVLGLLWCAAVVTALTVPEDNRQNAITAAVVLGVGFLWWVLVLRRRLKNGEAGPPTARPTAHDTQPTPE, from the coding sequence ATGACGGCGCCCGAACGCCCGTCGGAAACCCGCGCCGACGCCACGCCGGTCTCCGACGACGACGACCTCACCACCCTCGGCTACCGTCCGCAGCTGCGCCGCACCATGAGCTCGTTCACCGCGTTCGCGCTCGCCTTCTCCATGGTCTCGATCAACACCGGCATCATCACCCTGTTCACCGACCCCTACCAGTTCCTCGGCGGATCCGCGGTGTTCCTGTGGCTGCCGGTGCTCCTGCTCGTGCTGACCCTGGTCGCGGTCTACGCGCACCTCGCCGGGCGAATGCCCATCACCGGATACGCCTACCAATGGTCGAGCCGGCTCGTCGGACCGAACTTCGGCTGGTTCACCGGCTGGATCGCGCTGATCTCGTTCCTCGCCGGCACCGCAGGCACCGCGGCCGCCGTGGGCACCGTCTTCGCCCCCGAGATCTGGACGGACCCGACCCCACGCCAGATCCAGCTGCTGTCCATCGGCTGCACCGTGGTCGCGGCCGTGCTGAACATCATCGGCGTCAAGGTCGCGACGCGGATCAACAACATCGGCGCGTCCATCGAGCTGATCGGCACCGTGGTCCTCGGCATCGTGCTGATCGCCGGCCTGCTGACCTTCTTCGGACACACCGAAGGGCCGGCAATCCTGACCGACACGAAACCACTGAGCGGCAGCGCGGTGACCCTCACCGGAGTCTCCCTGGCCGCCTTGCTGCCCGTCTACGTGCTGCTCGGCTGGGAAGGCGCGGCCGACCTCGCCGAGGAAACCCTCGACCCGCGCCGCGCCGCACCCCGCGCGATGTTCCGCGCGGTGATCGTGTCCGGCCTGATCGGCTTCGTGATCTTCGCCCTCCTCGGCATGGCCCTGCCCGAGGACCCCGCCGGCTTCTTCGCCAGCCCCGAAAACCCCGTGCTCCGGCTGCTGGCCGTCCACTTGGGACCATTCGCCCGTGCACTGATGATCGTGGTGGCCTTCGCCTCGATCTTCGCCTGCCTGATCGCCAACATGGCAGTGGCCACGCGGATGACCTTCGCCCTCTCCCGCGACAACATGCTCCCCGCCTCCCGCGGCCTGCAGAAGGTCACCAGCCGCAGCCGAGCCCCGGCCCGCGCGATCATTTTCGTCGCCGCGGTCGCGATCGGGCTGAACCTGCTCAACGACGGCCTCGTGGGCCAGATCTACGCCATGGTCGGGCTGACCTACTACCTGGTCTACGGACTGACCCTGATCGCCACCGCGATCGCGTCCCGCCGCGGCCGCATCCCCGCCGCCCGCCCCGGCGTGTTCGACCTCGGCCGCTGGCTCAACCCGATCGTCGTGCTCGGCCTGCTCTGGTGCGCCGCGGTCGTCACCGCACTCACCGTGCCCGAGGACAACCGCCAGAACGCGATCACCGCGGCGGTCGTCCTCGGAGTCGGCTTCCTGTGGTGGGTCCTGGTACTGCGCCGGCGCCTCAAGAACGGCGAAGCGGGCCCGCCCACCGCGCGCCCCACCGCGCACGACACTCAGCCGACCCCGGAATGA
- a CDS encoding aspartate aminotransferase family protein yields MTSTLTDAADLQLLGKEALLHEPPGGDPEKLTLVRAQGSLVWDDQGNEYLDCTAQAWSNNLGAGDPRVIEAAIAQTRELTHARPTFHTPALLELAALMVSIAPGQLNRVGFTLHGSMAVEMALKLALRNRPDAEHVAVLHDGYHGRSITTMAASWPHPQNAFGRLQPHFLRLPRPDLYRPRLGSTGEEDTERTLAVVRDILEKGTEGSVAALIYEPLQGNGGHNEFSPRWHQGIRELCDEFGMLLIIDEVQTGLGRTGKMWASEYYDLDPDILVFGKGVGGGFPLAGVLTKQEYAKFQAGDDQLTFGQFPISIAAGLAAVSAIIEDDLPARAAEHGHYATERLREMQTRHPLIGEVRSPGLMVSLELVRDHVTKEPATTEAHEVFVRAQRKGVIFGESRYASLGSLIKIKPPLDITRDQLSHALDVLDEVLTDVETDHGIGPR; encoded by the coding sequence GTGACGAGCACCCTGACGGACGCAGCCGACCTGCAGCTTCTCGGCAAGGAGGCGCTCCTGCACGAGCCCCCGGGCGGCGACCCGGAGAAGCTGACCCTGGTCCGCGCCCAAGGCTCCCTGGTCTGGGACGACCAGGGCAACGAATACCTCGACTGCACCGCACAGGCCTGGTCGAACAACCTCGGCGCCGGCGACCCCCGCGTGATCGAAGCCGCGATCGCCCAGACCCGCGAGCTCACCCACGCCCGCCCCACCTTCCACACCCCCGCACTGCTCGAACTCGCCGCGCTCATGGTGTCGATCGCACCCGGGCAGCTCAACCGCGTCGGCTTCACCCTGCACGGCTCGATGGCGGTGGAAATGGCGCTCAAACTCGCCCTCCGCAACCGCCCCGACGCCGAACACGTCGCCGTCCTGCACGACGGCTACCACGGCCGTTCCATCACCACGATGGCCGCCAGCTGGCCGCACCCGCAGAACGCGTTCGGCCGCCTGCAACCACACTTCCTGCGCCTGCCCCGCCCGGACCTCTACCGCCCCCGCCTCGGCAGCACCGGCGAAGAGGACACCGAACGCACCCTCGCGGTCGTGCGCGACATCCTCGAAAAGGGCACCGAAGGATCCGTCGCCGCCCTCATCTACGAACCCCTCCAGGGCAACGGCGGGCACAACGAGTTCTCCCCCCGCTGGCACCAAGGAATCCGCGAACTCTGCGACGAGTTCGGCATGCTCCTGATCATCGACGAAGTCCAGACCGGACTCGGCCGCACCGGAAAGATGTGGGCCAGCGAGTACTACGACCTCGACCCCGACATCCTCGTGTTCGGCAAGGGTGTGGGCGGCGGCTTCCCGCTCGCCGGCGTGCTCACCAAACAGGAGTACGCGAAGTTCCAGGCCGGCGACGACCAGCTCACGTTCGGCCAGTTCCCCATCTCGATCGCCGCCGGGCTCGCCGCCGTCAGCGCTATCATCGAGGACGACCTGCCCGCCCGCGCCGCCGAACACGGCCACTACGCGACCGAACGGCTGCGGGAGATGCAGACCCGCCACCCCCTGATCGGCGAGGTACGCTCCCCCGGCCTGATGGTCTCCCTCGAACTCGTACGCGACCACGTCACCAAGGAACCGGCCACCACCGAGGCACACGAAGTGTTCGTCCGGGCACAGCGCAAAGGCGTGATCTTCGGCGAAAGCCGCTACGCGAGCCTCGGCAGCCTGATCAAGATCAAGCCCCCGCTCGACATCACCCGCGACCAGCTCTCCCACGCCCTCGACGTCCTCGACGAGGTCCTCACCGACGTCGAAACCGACCACGGGATCGGCCCCCGATGA
- a CDS encoding LysR family transcriptional regulator — MPAMNVELRHLRAFVAVADAANFTRAAEALRIAQPSLSYTIRQLEGQLGFRLLARTTRATSLTPAGETFLVEARAVLARFEEAVGLARRMAVGEVGTLRVGYLIGAVVDLVPAIMRAFADRYPELDVELVEYDFSVPRCGLDTGETDVAIVRPPLELSGVRELTLRTEGCVACVPERHPVAGQTEVDVARLLDEPIVAAPGAGRWRDSWILNDVRDEPATVACEAATFEAELQAVALGRGLSIVPASAGRFYVRPGVRFVPITDLPECTVAVACRADAPPAARNFAEVAVRTAKEAAGHRS, encoded by the coding sequence ATGCCCGCTATGAATGTGGAGCTGCGGCATTTGCGTGCCTTCGTCGCGGTGGCCGACGCGGCGAACTTCACGCGGGCTGCCGAGGCGTTGCGGATCGCGCAGCCGTCGTTGAGTTACACGATCCGGCAGCTGGAGGGTCAGCTGGGTTTCCGGCTGCTGGCGCGGACGACGCGGGCCACGTCGCTCACGCCGGCGGGGGAGACTTTCCTGGTCGAGGCGCGGGCGGTGCTGGCGCGGTTCGAGGAGGCGGTCGGCCTGGCGCGGCGGATGGCGGTCGGCGAGGTCGGCACGTTGCGGGTCGGGTATCTGATCGGCGCGGTGGTGGATCTCGTTCCGGCGATCATGCGGGCGTTCGCCGATCGGTATCCGGAGCTGGATGTCGAGCTGGTGGAGTACGACTTTTCCGTGCCGCGGTGCGGTCTGGACACCGGGGAGACGGACGTGGCGATCGTCCGGCCGCCGCTGGAGCTGTCCGGAGTGCGGGAGCTGACCTTGCGGACCGAGGGGTGTGTCGCGTGTGTTCCGGAGCGGCATCCGGTGGCCGGGCAGACGGAGGTGGACGTGGCGAGGCTGCTGGACGAGCCGATCGTGGCCGCTCCCGGTGCGGGGCGGTGGCGTGATTCGTGGATTCTGAACGATGTGCGGGATGAGCCGGCCACGGTGGCGTGTGAAGCGGCCACTTTCGAGGCTGAGCTGCAGGCGGTCGCGTTGGGGCGGGGTTTGTCGATCGTGCCGGCCTCGGCGGGCCGGTTCTACGTTCGTCCTGGGGTGCGGTTCGTGCCGATCACGGACCTGCCGGAGTGCACGGTGGCGGTCGCGTGCCGGGCTGATGCGCCGCCGGCCGCGCGGAACTTCGCCGAGGTCGCGGTGCGTACCGCGAAGGAGGCGGCCGGGCACCGGAGTTGA
- a CDS encoding NADP-dependent oxidoreductase produces MGQAWGFGRYGGPEVQELFDRPDPVPDRAEVLIRVDVAGVNPLDHLLRAGLVPGLDGGRPFPLVLGMEAAGTVLALGEDVDGLEIGDAVFGFALTGGGTYAETTVLSAPNTARIPAGLSATVAATLPIAGTTALDALDQLDLPAGGTILVNGVGGGVGMGVAQLAAARGLRVIGTGSAAKREPAEAAGARFLDYTAGDIVTAARQLAPDGFDGIVDLVGGTSLRTVAPLARDPRTVIAVGDASVSDLGGRFVERRLDRENLERTAQLALDGVLTPLITAIHPLSDAPAALATIENGHTAGKVVIKVT; encoded by the coding sequence ATGGGACAGGCGTGGGGTTTCGGCAGGTATGGCGGACCCGAGGTGCAGGAGTTGTTCGATCGTCCCGATCCGGTCCCCGATCGCGCTGAAGTCCTGATCCGGGTCGACGTCGCCGGCGTGAACCCGCTCGATCACCTCCTGCGCGCGGGCCTGGTCCCCGGGCTCGACGGTGGCCGTCCGTTCCCCCTGGTGCTGGGCATGGAGGCCGCCGGCACGGTGCTCGCCCTCGGCGAGGACGTCGACGGGCTCGAGATCGGCGACGCGGTCTTCGGCTTCGCCCTCACCGGCGGCGGCACCTACGCCGAGACGACAGTGCTGTCCGCGCCGAACACCGCGCGCATCCCGGCCGGGCTCTCCGCCACCGTGGCGGCAACGCTGCCCATCGCCGGGACGACCGCGCTCGACGCGCTCGACCAGCTCGACCTCCCGGCCGGCGGCACGATCCTGGTCAACGGGGTCGGCGGCGGGGTCGGCATGGGCGTCGCCCAGCTGGCCGCGGCACGCGGCCTGCGCGTGATCGGCACCGGGAGCGCCGCCAAACGCGAACCCGCCGAAGCCGCCGGGGCGCGGTTCCTCGACTACACCGCCGGTGACATCGTCACCGCGGCACGCCAACTGGCACCGGACGGCTTCGACGGGATCGTCGACCTGGTCGGCGGCACCTCGCTCCGCACGGTCGCGCCACTGGCCCGGGACCCCCGCACCGTCATCGCCGTGGGCGACGCGTCCGTGTCCGACCTCGGCGGACGTTTTGTCGAACGCCGCCTCGACCGCGAGAACCTGGAGCGCACCGCCCAGCTGGCCCTCGACGGAGTCCTCACGCCCCTGATCACCGCGATCCACCCGCTCTCCGACGCACCCGCCGCCCTCGCCACCATCGAAAACGGCCACACCGCAGGCAAAGTCGTCATCAAGGTGACCTGA
- a CDS encoding malate dehydrogenase — protein MTQAPVNVTVTGAAGQIGYALLFRIASGQLLGADTPVKLRLLEIPQAVKAAEGTAMELDDGAFPLLSGIDIFDDPKQAFSGTNVALLVGARPRSKGMERGDLLEANGGIFKPQGEAINAGAADDIRVLVVGNPANTNALIAQSHAPDVPADRFTAMTRLDHNRALAQLAKKLGVAVTDLKKVAIWGNHSATQYPSVQHAEVNGKNVAETINDQAWLTDTFIPTVAKRGAAIIEARGLSSAASAASAAIDHVHTWVNGTPEGDWTSAGVVSDGSYGVPEGLISSFPVTAKNGKYEIVQGLEIDEFSRPRIDASVGELAEERDAVRKLGLI, from the coding sequence ATGACCCAAGCCCCTGTCAACGTCACCGTCACCGGCGCCGCCGGCCAGATCGGATACGCGCTGCTCTTCCGCATCGCCTCCGGTCAGCTGCTCGGCGCCGACACCCCGGTGAAGCTGCGCCTCCTGGAGATCCCCCAGGCGGTCAAGGCGGCTGAGGGCACCGCGATGGAGCTGGACGACGGGGCGTTCCCGCTGCTGTCCGGCATCGACATCTTCGACGACCCGAAGCAGGCGTTCTCCGGCACGAACGTCGCGCTGCTCGTCGGCGCCCGCCCGCGCAGCAAAGGCATGGAGCGCGGCGACCTGCTCGAGGCCAACGGCGGCATCTTCAAGCCCCAGGGCGAGGCCATCAACGCCGGCGCGGCCGACGACATCCGCGTCCTGGTGGTCGGCAACCCGGCCAACACCAACGCCCTGATCGCCCAGTCGCACGCCCCCGACGTGCCGGCCGACCGGTTCACCGCGATGACCCGCCTCGACCACAACCGCGCGCTGGCCCAGCTGGCCAAGAAGCTCGGCGTCGCCGTGACCGACCTCAAGAAGGTCGCGATCTGGGGCAACCACTCCGCCACCCAGTACCCGTCGGTCCAGCACGCCGAGGTCAACGGCAAGAACGTCGCCGAGACCATCAACGACCAGGCCTGGCTGACCGACACGTTCATCCCGACCGTCGCCAAGCGCGGCGCCGCGATCATCGAAGCCCGCGGCCTCTCCTCGGCCGCCTCGGCCGCCTCCGCCGCGATCGACCACGTCCACACGTGGGTCAACGGCACCCCCGAGGGCGACTGGACCTCCGCCGGCGTCGTCTCCGACGGCTCCTACGGCGTCCCGGAGGGCCTCATCTCCTCCTTCCCCGTCACGGCGAAGAACGGCAAGTACGAGATCGTGCAAGGCCTGGAGATCGACGAGTTCTCCCGCCCCCGCATCGACGCCTCGGTCGGCGAACTGGCCGAGGAGCGCGACGCGGTCCGCAAGCTCGGCCTCATCTGA